The sequence below is a genomic window from Halosolutus gelatinilyticus.
TTCGAGAGCGTCTCGGGGGCGTCGTAGCCCGAGACCATCCCCGGCGTCTCGTCGTGGTCCTCAACGTCGGTCGTGTCGAGGCCGTCCGGGTCGTATATCGCCCCGTCGACGTCCGACACCGCGACGATCTGCGCGCCGAGGTCGTCGAGGTAGCGCGCGGCGTTGGCGCCGACGCTCCCGAATCCCTGGACGGCGACGGTGGTGTCTTCGACATCCCAGCCGTAGTAGTCGATCGCCTCCCGCGCGACGATGCCGACGCTGCGACCGGGAGCTTTCTCCCGGCCGTAGGAACCGCCCACGACGGGCGGTTTGCCGGTGACGACGCCGGGTTCGGTCTCCCCTTCCTGCATCGAGTAGGCGTCCATGAACCACGCCATGGTTTCCGGGTCCGTCCCCATGTCGGGCGCGGGAATGTCCGTCATCGGCCCGATGACCGGCCGGAGTTCCTCCGCAAATCGCCTGGTGAGCCGTTCCTTTTCGGCGGCGCTTAGGTCCTTGGGATCGACGACAACGCCGCCTTTTGCCCCGCCGAAGGGGAGGTCCATCACGGCGCACTTCCAGGTCATCCACATCGACAGTCCGATACACTCGTCCTCGCTGACGTCCGGGTGGTATCGCAGGCCGCCCTTGTACGGCCCGCGGACGCTGTCGTGTTGGGCGCGGTAGCCGGTGTACATCGCTCGAGTCCCGTCGTCGCGCTCGAGCGGGATCGTCACCCGGTAGACGCTCGTGGGATGCCGGAGCCGATCGACGATTCCGTCGTCGACGTCGAGGTGGGCCGCCGCGCGATCGAGCTGCCGACGCGCCGTTTCGACGGCGCTCTCGGCCTCCGATTTGGCGTTCTCGGCTTCCGGTTCGACGGTCTTCGCCGTCGGTTCGGTGCGCTGCGCGTCGGATTCCGCTGTGGGATCGGCTGTTGTCATGGTCACGCCGTAGATCTCTCGCCCCGAATCGAAGCCGCGCGAGACGATCGCCCGTCGGGGGCCGGCTCCCGATCGTCTCCGGGACGATGCGAGGGGATTTCTCCACGATCCGGATAACCCTTGCTACTTCCTTCGGGTTCGTGCAATATTTGCACACCGCGCACTATCTCCCCTCTCATTCAAGCCGCTCGTCGTGGTCCGACCTCCCGTGACCATCGAGAGCATCAATCCGGCGACCGGCGAGGTCGTCGACACGTTCGACGAGGAGTCCGAATCCGAACGGGAGGAGCAACTGAAGCGGGCGAGCGAGGCGTTCGAGGACTGGTCGCGAGTCCCGATCGAAAAACGCCAGCGACTGCTGGCCGCGGCGGGCGAGGTCCTTCGCGAGAACAGCGACGAGTACGCCACCCTGATGACCGAGGAGATGGGCAAACCGATCGACCAGGCGCGATCGGAGGTCGAGAAGTGCGCCTGGGTCTGCGACTACTACGCCGAGCACGCGGCGGAGTTCCTCGCCGACGAGGTCGTCGCGGGCGAGCCGAACGCGACGACGAAGGTCGTCTACCAACCGCTCGGTCCGATCCTCGCGATCATGCCGTGGAACTTCCCGTTCTGGCAGGTCTTCCGGTTCGCCGCGCCGAACCTCACCGCGGGCAACGTCGGCTTGCTGAAACACGCCTCGAACGTCCCCGGGTGCGCCCGGGCGATCGAGGACGTCTTCCGCGAGGCGGGCTACCCGGAGGGCGTGTTCACCTCCCTGCTGATCAGTTCGAGCGAGATAGACCAGGTGATCGAAGACGATCGGATTAGGGGCGTCACGCTCACCGGAAGCGACGGCGCGGGCCGCGCGGTCGGCGAGACGGCGGGCAGCAACCTCAAGAAGAGCGTCCTCGAACTCGGCGGCAGCGATCCGTTCGTCGTCCTCGACGACGCCCCGATGGACAAAACCGTGGAGACGGCGGTCCAGGCCCGGCTCATCAACAACGGCCAGTCCTGCATCGCCGCGAAGCGGTTCATCGTGGTCGAGGACGTCTACGACGAGTTCCTCGATCGGTTCGTCCAGGAGATGGACGCGCAGACGGTCGGCGATCCGACGGACGACGAGACCGATATCGGCCCCCAGGCCCGCGAGGATCTGATGGAGGAGCTCCACGAGCAGGTCGAGGAGACGATCGACCAGGGCGGCGAACTGGAACTCGGCGGCGAACCGGTGGACCGCGACGGTGCGTTCTATCCGCCGACGGTGATCACGGACCCGCCGAAAGACGCGCCCGCGGACAAAGAGGAGATGTTCGGTCCCGTCGCGACGGTGTTCAAGGTTTCCGACGAGGCGGCGGCGATCGAGAAAGCCAACGACACCCGATTCGGTCTCGGTGCCAGCGTCTGGACGGAGGACCTCGATCGGGGCGAGCGAGTCGCCCGCGAGTTCGAGTCCGGCCTCGCGTTCGTGAACGAACTCGTCAAGTCCGATCCGCGGCTTCCGTTCGGCGGCGTCAAAGACTCCGGCTACGGGCGCGAACTCGCCCGCCACGGCATCCGCGAGTTCGTCAACGCGAAGACGATCTGGGTCCAGCACGAAGCCGGCGAGGAGACCGAGATGGTCGAATGAACGGTGATTTCGGGCAGGGTCACGGATAATCGGCGCCCCGCCCAAGACGACGCCGATTCTGAGAACACCACGAAAGCCCTAGCCCCTTTCATTCCCACCCGCGGTGGTCTGCCCGGTCAGCTGAGAGGTGGGAACGAGTCCGGGGCTTTCGGGGTGTTCTCGTCCGGTTTATCCTCGACAGTTGATGGTCGAGAGACGCCGCTAGACGCCCCACGGATACGTCTCGGGAGGCGCCTCACCACCCTCGATCCCCATCGGGTGGAGCGCCTCGGTCTCGTCGAGGTAGACGAACGCGTCGTACCGATCGGGCAGCACGGTGGGGACGTAGTTGCCGCCCTCGTAGGCGGGATCGTAGACGACGCCGATCGCGCGGTGGCCCCGAGGTTCGGCGAGCGGTCCGCCGTCGTCCTCGTCAGCCGTTCCGTAGCCCCGATCGAACTGGACAATGGCGTCGTCGAGGCCCGCCCGGTGGAAGACGTCCTCGTGGCTTCCCGATCGCGCCTCGGGGACGGTCATCCGTTCCATCGGCGCACCCCACTCCTCGCCGGCGATGACGGTCCCGCGGCGGGAGCCGAAGCCGACGGTCGCGACGTCCGCGTCGTCCTCGCAGACCTCCTCGCGGGCGAGTTGACCCAGATTCAGCTTCCCGCGATCGACCATGTTCGTCGCGCGGGCGTCGCCGACGTGGGTGTTGTGCGCCCAGACGATACCGGGGCCGTCGTGGAATTCGAGGAGTCGCTGGAGCGTCTCGCTCATGTGGCGATCCCTCACATTCCACGAGTTCGCGCCGCCGCGGCCCATCGCTCGATAGTACGATTCGGCGTTCTTCGCGACCAGCGCGTTCTGTTCGGCGGCGAAGGATTCGAGCGGATCGTCCCCGTCGTACCCCGCATTCTGATCAGCGATCTCCTCACGAAGCGATCGAAGCACGTCGATCACCTCCGCCTCGCAGTCTTCGGGAATCAGTCGGATCGACTGCGCGTACTCGCGGGCGTCCTCGCCGTACGGTTCGAAGCAGTGATAGGCGTCGCGGGCCCGATCCGCCAAGTCGGGGTCCAGGCCCTCCAGGTAGTCGATGACCGCGGCCATCGACTCGTAGAGGCTGTAGACGTCCAGCCCGTAGAAACCGGCCCGATCGCCGACGGGCCGATCGGCGTTGTACCCGGCCAACCAATCGACGAACGCCGCGACCTCCCAGTTGGCCCACATCCACGTCGGCCAGCGCTCGAACGACTCGAGGACCTCGCGGGCGCTCTCGGCGTCCGATCGGCCGGTCGCGTACCGCGTCACCTCGTAGCAGTCGGTCCAGTCGCCCTCGACGGCGACGAACTCGAAGTCGTGATCGTCGAGCAACCGCGCCGACAGTTGCGCCCGGAGGCGGTAGTACTCCGAGGTACCGTGCGAGGCCTCGCCGAGCAGGACCACGTCCGCGTCGGCGACGTCGTCGACGAGGCCGCCCAGGCCTTCACCGATCGGCGTCGCTCGATCGGCGACCGCGGCCGCCGCGCGCTCCGGATCGCCCGCCGTCGTCGTGTCGATTCGGTGTGCAGTCACGGAACTCACCCACCAGGACTGATCCCCGCGGTTCCTTCGGCGTACCCCTTGCTGTCGTCGGTGCCCGTTCGCGGGCCGCGTCGTTTCGACCTCCGGACACATTGCGCGAAGGACACGTTTTAGTGGGATCTCCGCGACTCCGAACCTATGCCCGGACTGTACTACGAGGAGTTCACCGTCGGCGAGACGATCGAGCACGAGCGCCGGCGAACGATCTCCGAGAGCGACAACCAGCGCTTTTGCGACATGACGATGAACCAGCAGCCGCTGCACCTCGATCAGGAGTTCGCCGCGGACACCGACTTCGGCGAGCGATTGGTCAACGGCCTCTACACGATGTCGCTGGCGGTTGGCATCTCGATCCCCGAGACGACCGACGGGACGATCGTCGCCAACCTCTCGTACGATACCGTCGAGCACCCGCACCCGGTCTTCCACGGCGACACGATCCGCGTTCAGTCGACGGTCGCGGACAAGCGCGAGACCAGCGACGGCGAGCGCGGCGTCGTGACCATGCACGTCGAAGTCTTCAAGGTAAACGACCCGGACGAACCGCTCGTCTGCGAGTTCGATCGGACCGTCCTCTCGCTGAAGCGCGAGCACGCGGAAGAGGGGGACGAATGACGGCCCCGGATCTGGATCCCGCCGACCTCGAGTGGCTCTCGCTCGACGCTGACGAGGAGGTCGTCTGGGCGAGCGGTCCCGATCGACGGACGCTCATTCCGGCGCTCCTTGTCGGGATCCCGCTCTCGATCGTCCTGATCGGGATTTTCGTCATCGTCGGCGAGTACTTCCGGGTGACGAACACCCACTACGTCGTGACGGACCAGGCGCTCTACAAGAAGACGGGCGTGTTCTCCCGCGACGTCAAGCGGATCGAACACGGGAAGATCCAGGACATCTCCTACTCTCAGAGCGCGCTGGGGAACCACTTCGGCTACGGGGACGTCGACGTCAGCACCGCCGGCGGCTCGGGTGTCGAGCTCTCGTTCGACTCCGTACCCGACCCGCGAGCGGTCCAGCAGCGGATCAGCGAACTGATCGACCGCCCGCGGCGCGAGGGCGACGACGAGCGATCGACCGACGACGCGCTCGCGGAGATCCTGACCGAACTCCGCGCGATCCGGGCGGCCGTAGAGGAGTCGAAGAGCGACGCGGCGCGGCCTT
It includes:
- the gdhB gene encoding glutamate dehydrogenase GdhB, whose protein sequence is MTTADPTAESDAQRTEPTAKTVEPEAENAKSEAESAVETARRQLDRAAAHLDVDDGIVDRLRHPTSVYRVTIPLERDDGTRAMYTGYRAQHDSVRGPYKGGLRYHPDVSEDECIGLSMWMTWKCAVMDLPFGGAKGGVVVDPKDLSAAEKERLTRRFAEELRPVIGPMTDIPAPDMGTDPETMAWFMDAYSMQEGETEPGVVTGKPPVVGGSYGREKAPGRSVGIVAREAIDYYGWDVEDTTVAVQGFGSVGANAARYLDDLGAQIVAVSDVDGAIYDPDGLDTTDVEDHDETPGMVSGYDAPETLSNADLLELDVDVLIPAAIGNVLTGENAADVSAELIVEGANGPTTSTADRIFEERAIPVVPDILANAGGVTVSYFEWLQDINRRKWSLERVHEELETEMLRAWESVREEYDARDVTWRDAAYIVALSRVAEAHDARGLWP
- a CDS encoding NAD-dependent succinate-semialdehyde dehydrogenase, translating into MTIESINPATGEVVDTFDEESESEREEQLKRASEAFEDWSRVPIEKRQRLLAAAGEVLRENSDEYATLMTEEMGKPIDQARSEVEKCAWVCDYYAEHAAEFLADEVVAGEPNATTKVVYQPLGPILAIMPWNFPFWQVFRFAAPNLTAGNVGLLKHASNVPGCARAIEDVFREAGYPEGVFTSLLISSSEIDQVIEDDRIRGVTLTGSDGAGRAVGETAGSNLKKSVLELGGSDPFVVLDDAPMDKTVETAVQARLINNGQSCIAAKRFIVVEDVYDEFLDRFVQEMDAQTVGDPTDDETDIGPQAREDLMEELHEQVEETIDQGGELELGGEPVDRDGAFYPPTVITDPPKDAPADKEEMFGPVATVFKVSDEAAAIEKANDTRFGLGASVWTEDLDRGERVAREFESGLAFVNELVKSDPRLPFGGVKDSGYGRELARHGIREFVNAKTIWVQHEAGEETEMVE
- a CDS encoding erythromycin esterase family protein, whose protein sequence is MTAHRIDTTTAGDPERAAAAVADRATPIGEGLGGLVDDVADADVVLLGEASHGTSEYYRLRAQLSARLLDDHDFEFVAVEGDWTDCYEVTRYATGRSDAESAREVLESFERWPTWMWANWEVAAFVDWLAGYNADRPVGDRAGFYGLDVYSLYESMAAVIDYLEGLDPDLADRARDAYHCFEPYGEDAREYAQSIRLIPEDCEAEVIDVLRSLREEIADQNAGYDGDDPLESFAAEQNALVAKNAESYYRAMGRGGANSWNVRDRHMSETLQRLLEFHDGPGIVWAHNTHVGDARATNMVDRGKLNLGQLAREEVCEDDADVATVGFGSRRGTVIAGEEWGAPMERMTVPEARSGSHEDVFHRAGLDDAIVQFDRGYGTADEDDGGPLAEPRGHRAIGVVYDPAYEGGNYVPTVLPDRYDAFVYLDETEALHPMGIEGGEAPPETYPWGV
- a CDS encoding MaoC family dehydratase; amino-acid sequence: MPGLYYEEFTVGETIEHERRRTISESDNQRFCDMTMNQQPLHLDQEFAADTDFGERLVNGLYTMSLAVGISIPETTDGTIVANLSYDTVEHPHPVFHGDTIRVQSTVADKRETSDGERGVVTMHVEVFKVNDPDEPLVCEFDRTVLSLKREHAEEGDE
- a CDS encoding PH domain-containing protein — encoded protein: MTAPDLDPADLEWLSLDADEEVVWASGPDRRTLIPALLVGIPLSIVLIGIFVIVGEYFRVTNTHYVVTDQALYKKTGVFSRDVKRIEHGKIQDISYSQSALGNHFGYGDVDVSTAGGSGVELSFDSVPDPRAVQQRISELIDRPRREGDDERSTDDALAEILTELRAIRAAVEESKSDAARPSKDGRGARDGDDRRRQR